In the Pseudorasbora parva isolate DD20220531a chromosome 5, ASM2467924v1, whole genome shotgun sequence genome, ACGTTTTCTCCATGCACGTCTGGATGATGCCAATTGTTAAGGTAAGTTTTGAAGGCGTTGTATTAAATTTGTCTTGGTATGACTCAGTGTTTTTCTTCAGTGTACCTGCGTACGTGCGTGACAGCGTATGTCTCCTTCTAGGCGTGCCGTGGTGTGCCCCAGTGAAAGTCAAACATGGTCACGTCAGCTGCCAGACACCACGCGGAGAGCGTTATAAGAACGTTCTGGGAACTCGATGCAAGATCCGCTGCAAGACGGGCTACGAGATGCACGGCAGCAGCGAGATTCTCTGTATGGCCAGCAAACAGTGGTCAGGAAACTACGCCTGCAGAGGTCAACATTTACAGATCATATTGCCTATAAATGCTGATGTGTTTACTCTCTTTAATGATTAAGAAGGATTAGTGCATAATCTGTTCTATATTTGTATGCAAtaatttgacaatttttttttaatgcatttatcaATCAATTCATACTCACAATTTAATGACCCTTTTTTTGGCTATTTACACTACTGTTAAACAGTCAGTAAGATTCGGAAGAAgtgtcttatgctcaccaaggttgcatttatttgatcaaaactacaGTAAAACCTGTGAACCAGTAAAaatgtattgtgaaatatttaatgaaataataattttaaataacttttgtctatttgaatattttttaatgtatcttatgctcaccaagcctacatttgtttgatcaaaaatacattagaaaacagtaatattttgtactgtatattgcaatatattttaaaaagtagtttattcctgtgatggcaaaagtgatttttcagcatcattactccagtcttcagtgtcacatgatacatttgctcaagaaacatttattattaatatcaatgttggaaactgTAATATTTTAGGGTTCTTTAGAGAACAGAAAATGCATAAGAACagcatttaatgcatttttaacgcattacatttcatttaatgcatccttgcagaataaaactatttatttattgacataTTGACCCCAAACCTGACTTCGAATGGTAGTGTCTTTTTAATCATGATTTATATATTAGTAATTGATCAACATAAAATTGTTTTCAATTTGCTTTATTATTTCGTTTTGattctgttatttttttttattaatcattCCATTATTATTCCATTcattttaatcaataaaatCATGAATTTTAttgattgtttttaaattattttttacaaaaagtatAAGTTTCTCAAATGACTGATACCTGAAGGCATCTCAAGACACAGCTAAGTACTAGCCACAACCAGCCACATGTCGGTCAGCGGCTGAATGACAGATGGATTTATTTGGATTGACAGCAGTGATTGTCCATTGAAAATCCATTTCACCAGGAATGAATTATGTTTACAGAAGTCCGCTGTCCTAAACTGACCATGCCAACTAACGGAGGTTTTAAGTGCTCAGACGGTTCCTACTTCAACTCCCGCTGCCAGTTTTTCTGCTCACCGGGATACACACTCCGTGGAGACCACAGTGCCACCTGCCAAAGCAGCAGAACATGGAGCAGAGGCAACAGTGTGTGTCTGGGTGAGTCAAACAGTAATTCAGCACTCACTTGTATTAATTGCACAATTGGATTTATGACAGTATTTAGGGGGTGAGGCATGTAAAGGTATTTCTGTCTCAGATGTGGATCCCCCAGTTATTAAGTGTCCTAATGTAAAGGAGAAGACTGCTGAACCTGGAAAACTCACTGCCAAAGTCACGTGGGACACACCAGAGGGCAAAGACACAGCCGATGGCATCCTAACAGAGTCAGTGGATCAGCTTTATGCTCACTCAGTTCAGTGGTCTTTATGCATAAATATTTGTCCACTCAATGCCATAAATGCCCAATGAGAATCACTGAATTCACATCGAATCACTATCCAGATTCTTGTTGTGAGAAACCattgatgttgttgttgttgtcgttGATGTAGTGTTATACTGAAAGGAAAGCCACCAGGCTCGCACTTCCCAGAAGGGAATCATAAATTATCATACACTGTGTTTGACCGTGCTGAGAACAAGGCGACCTGCAGGTTCAATGTTCGAGTGAGAGGTAAGTTCTTTTTAGTTGCTCATTAATTAAAGTAGTTCAAATACAATCCAGCTATTCTTTAAACGTTCTTAACTAAACAAAGAGCAACTTAAAATGGTAGCTACAAAATCTACATTGAAGCTTTTTAAAAAGGCAACATCTATGTTCCCGTGTCTATCAAAAAtgacaatttatttttattacaattaaataattgtactatattttagttcaataaGTTATAAGTTTATGGTACTTAATCATATTCATGCAGTAGTTCTAATCCATGTATTCACTTTTTGAGCATGGACCTGAAAATTATATTTCCAACTTAAACTAACATAAATCTTGAATGCTTTAGAGCACATACTTAAATTTTTTAAAGACGATACTTGAcagattattgctgaagtgaaAAAAGATTTACAAAGTGAACTTGACaagtttaatatttatatacttatgaaaaatacaattttcaatttgtatatattatatatattttccaaaaTACGTTTTACTCTAAAACTGAGAAAATCAAAgctaaaaatctaaaaaaagatgtgttccaaatttgagctTGATGTCTCTAAAAATTTGCTTTCAGTAAGAATTGGTCTGTGTGCAGTACCAAAAGTTTCCAAATTTTAGATAAAAATCATCTCACATTAATTTGCAATGCAGTAATTTTTGACTATGAATACAAGTGTGACTATTTCTTTCAGGGCCACTTCACCTaaccttttttgtgtgtttaaacAGCAAGTGCCAAAATATTTACCTTATAAACTTTGCCGAGCATTAGATACttctattattttatatatatatatatatatatatatatatatatatatatatatatatatatatatatatatatatatatatatatatatatatatatatatatatatatatatatatatatatatatatatataattaaaagtttgaggttggtaagattttcGAAGAAGTATCCTATGCTCGGCAAAGctgcatacattttatatatatatatatatatatatatatatatatatatatatatatatatatatatatatatttttttttaatagaaatgcaataatacaaaaatattgtaaaatattactgttaaatgttttctatttaaaaaaaaattcaaatgtaattaaagctgcaagcagcatttaacggggttcaagcctttaaggccttttaagcacataggcattaaagacattaagttttatttagcaagattttaaacactaaaataatagatggaaaagtccatttacagccaatataggcaattaccataggaaatgcatggttcctattaccataggaaatgcatggtttttaaagctttttaacagttatagcaccacctatagtccgatctttgtaaaactttgcatgcttcatcagcatggtatgccacatatacccaacaattttcgtgaagttttgagttttcccttaggattaataggcttttgagtgtattttgccacgctttttttctaattggccctgttatagccatccaaatgcaaaagttcaactttttttcaatgaatatttatctagagagtctagagaattgtcctagactggtttggttccggtcgggcaaaaaaccagggactagtttgcaaaagtaggtttttagcataattgcaattatttaattaatgatttgattgacagcaatggttctagaggcaaagttgttcagcatgaggagatctatcaaatgatatgcatattttgccaatgtgtgcagcaccacgtgattacagcaccataaaactcgttagcgccaactagtggccgatttctttcaaaattcttacagacctctaggaccatgagtcaaacatacCCACTGAGTTTCATTCCGATCGACCTCcattaaccctgtctaataggtgctcaaacttcattggccggtggcggccatgttttttgagatacgccaatgtcctcatacacatacatggggccttgggccaagacactgcataccaattttcaggtcaatcggactagcggtcgtgtggttatagctattttcatgtttttttcacattatagcgccaccaagtggccaatcgtcgcgattttgttatcgtgacctcagattgagcccatacacatgtgtaccaagtttggtgaagatatctcattttgttcttgagttatagcctttttagtaaaataggctccgccctaaatgtacatttccacgcccctattcatccgtgaatcgaaatttcaactttttttcaatgaatattgatattcagactacagaaaacattttggcactggtttggttctaatcggtcaaaaaaccagggactagtttgcaaaagtaggttttcaacaaaattcaaaatggtggAAAAATTTCcctaccggaaatgaaatcggagatatacgttttgtttgccaaggactcagctttccaatgatataagacacttgagtgtggaccaaacggtttaggagttatgagccttttcacgcttttggttgctgtagcgccacctattggccaatcggggtcatacctCCTGAGGGTCTTCCCAGAgtgagtactaccatctgacaaagtttcaacgctccagcccttacggttttggctgcacgatgcgttttaccggagaataataataataaaaatcagtacaattacaatagggtttcagcacttcgtgcttgaacccctaattattCATGTTATGCAAAGctggattttcagcatcatttctccagtcttcatgctgtcacatgatccttcagaaatcattctaatatgccgaTTTAGTGCTTTAGAAACATTTCAAAtttttatcaatgttggaaataaaacatttctggattttttttttagaaagatcaaattaacaatatttatatgaaatataactcaataaaatttaaacatatttggtgtCACTTTTAGTCAGTTTAatccatccttgctgaatacaaGTATTAATTGCTGAAAAAAATACTGACTGCAAACTTTCGAATATCATTGTGTATTACTGAAAAAGCTAAACTGTAGTTGGTAGCATCCTTCCTTTTATTTAGTTGCAGAACGTTGCATAATGTGTTGGCATTGTGATTATATAAATGTGCCTAAGGGAATAATTGTGTGTTCTGTACACGTTGTAGTGCGGCGCTGTACTCCTCTCTCTGTCCCTGACAATGGCTGGATGAAATGTGACAGTGCAGGTGATAATTACGGGGCCACGTGTGAATTCCGCTGTCTGGGTGGCTACGAGCTGAAGGGCAGTGCTGCCAGAGTCTGCCAGTTTAACATGGAATGGTCTGGCCTGGAGACTTCCTGTACTCGTACGTAGCACACATTAACACCTCACAAACACCATCAGCTTAGCAAGAGAAACTCCTTGCATTATACATATACCTTATATGAAACATCACATTGCATTGCTAAATGAAAATGATGCTGCTTATTCTGgcagaatatttatatttaacattgtaAGGCAGAATGCTAGAGTAAATATGACAGTTTTCCTGACAGAATTATTCACATTATTCTTATGAGAGTAAAACTCAAAGTTCATGTAAAATTCATGATCTTACTCTTACTTTCCTGCCCTCTGgtgaataacattttaatggtttgttttattaaaagccatgaatattaatgttggtGTACGGTCCGCTGCTGCGTTGCTGGACCAGTTCTATGAGAAACGGCGCATTTTGATCATCTCAGCCCCCTCGGCTGCCAATCACTACTACAGATTCCAGATGACTAATTTACAGGTACAAGATGAATATTTGTGTCTTTATTCTGTTTATTCTACAAAATAAAGCATATCAAGtcttacattttaagtttgaaaattGTAAATAGTTTTAAGTTTGGAGAAGCTGTAAGTTTAAAGtaattgtgtgcgtgtgtgcgcgcgtgagtgtgtgtgtgtgtgtgtgtgtgtgtgtatatgcgcgtgtgtgtgtgtgtgcgtgcgtgcgtttgtgtgtgtgtgtgtggcctggtaaaccCTACATTATGGAGACAAAATGCCCCCTCAAAGATGGCAATATTATCAGAAATCCTTGTCCTTCTGAGGACacttttttggtccccatgatgaaaacagcttataaatcatactaactgatgtttttctgaaaatataaaaatgcagaaagttgtgtgtgatggataggtttaggggtagggttagtgtatgGTGATAGACTCTACCGTTTGTGCAGTATAAATTATGtttatggaatgtccccataaaacatgaaaatataacacgagtgtgtgtgtgtatctgtacCTATACAACTATCTTTGTGAGGACTGTTTGAGTTTTAGACCATCGGAGTGAGGCCGTAGAGAGCAAAGTGAGGGCATTTTGGCCGGTCCTCACTTTTTGAGACCCCTTTAAAAGTCTGTTTGAGGGTCAGGACTTGGTTTTATGGATGAAGCTATAGCCGaattagtttaagggtaggtttaggataAGGGTTTGGGTTGGGTACTTAGTTGTGATGTGTAGGGTTAGGGTAAGGAGCTAGGGATTGCATTGTGTCAATGtatgagaatgtgtgtgtgtgtattaaaatgtaaaaatgactgtataataaatacatattgcAACTGGATGATCTTTATTGTTCAGCATGCTCAGTGTGGACTG is a window encoding:
- the srpx gene encoding sushi repeat-containing protein SRPX isoform X1, with product MDTWMCVYMIVGLQLSGSFAYDGSGYWPYTDDEDVRYTGVPWCAPVKVKHGHVSCQTPRGERYKNVLGTRCKIRCKTGYEMHGSSEILCMASKQWSGNYACREVRCPKLTMPTNGGFKCSDGSYFNSRCQFFCSPGYTLRGDHSATCQSSRTWSRGNSVCLDVDPPVIKCPNVKEKTAEPGKLTAKVTWDTPEGKDTADGILTDVILKGKPPGSHFPEGNHKLSYTVFDRAENKATCRFNVRVRVRRCTPLSVPDNGWMKCDSAGDNYGATCEFRCLGGYELKGSAARVCQFNMEWSGLETSCTPMNINVGVRSAAALLDQFYEKRRILIISAPSAANHYYRFQMTNLQHAQCGLDLRHVTVIELVGVYPAQIGRIRHRLIPPGLALQLRLLLQLSQNSFSMVLLDKQGVDKQRYTFPITAAEIFTTIDTFPLRTEETILQKEAGQSC
- the srpx gene encoding sushi repeat-containing protein SRPX isoform X2 translates to MHGSSEILCMASKQWSGNYACREVRCPKLTMPTNGGFKCSDGSYFNSRCQFFCSPGYTLRGDHSATCQSSRTWSRGNSVCLDVDPPVIKCPNVKEKTAEPGKLTAKVTWDTPEGKDTADGILTDVILKGKPPGSHFPEGNHKLSYTVFDRAENKATCRFNVRVRVRRCTPLSVPDNGWMKCDSAGDNYGATCEFRCLGGYELKGSAARVCQFNMEWSGLETSCTPMNINVGVRSAAALLDQFYEKRRILIISAPSAANHYYRFQMTNLQHAQCGLDLRHVTVIELVGVYPAQIGRIRHRLIPPGLALQLRLLLQLSQNSFSMVLLDKQGVDKQRYTFPITAAEIFTTIDTFPLRTEETILQKEAGQSC